From Methanobrevibacter millerae, the proteins below share one genomic window:
- a CDS encoding tRNA pseudouridine(54/55) synthase Pus10 has translation MQLVDEIIEKSDGKLCRHCLGRMLSKSIDGEDNVSRAESLDLDLDFNECVICDNIFDKIDDELFGKIYDKLVFLEVEFDSFVVGSRIPKEVQQRDEEFIKDLDLDVEPIKKEINRIIGKELENTLKKEVNFEKQDIIVNVNLIKNPKVRVQINPIFIEGKYNKLVRGIPQTKWPCGKCKGRGCEECNFTGKQYPCSVEELISEHVLKATKGYEAKFHGAGREDIDVLMLGSGRPFVLEIKEPRIRKIDLEKLEKEINEINEGKTQYHGLKFCERKRKAEIKVSSPDAYKVYRALVKCEEAYDKDKLVALKDLGEIHQQTPIRVSHRRADKVRIKHVLDLSYEIIDDTSFEMTIKTEGGLYIKELISGDEGRSNPNVAEKLGVKAICEKLDVIEVSEK, from the coding sequence ATGCAGTTAGTTGATGAAATCATTGAAAAATCAGACGGCAAACTCTGCAGGCATTGCCTTGGAAGGATGCTTTCAAAAAGCATTGACGGTGAAGACAACGTTTCAAGAGCTGAATCATTGGATTTGGATTTGGACTTTAATGAATGCGTAATTTGCGATAACATCTTTGACAAGATTGATGATGAGCTCTTTGGAAAAATATATGATAAGCTCGTTTTTCTTGAAGTGGAATTTGACTCCTTTGTAGTCGGCTCCAGAATTCCTAAAGAGGTTCAGCAGAGGGATGAAGAATTCATTAAGGATTTGGATTTGGATGTTGAGCCAATAAAAAAGGAAATCAATAGGATTATAGGAAAAGAATTGGAAAATACCTTAAAAAAAGAAGTCAATTTCGAAAAGCAGGACATTATCGTTAACGTTAATTTAATTAAAAACCCCAAGGTCAGGGTTCAGATTAATCCTATTTTCATTGAAGGAAAATACAATAAACTGGTTCGTGGAATTCCCCAGACAAAATGGCCCTGCGGCAAATGCAAAGGCAGGGGATGTGAGGAATGCAATTTCACGGGAAAGCAGTATCCATGCTCCGTTGAGGAATTAATATCTGAACATGTTTTAAAAGCAACTAAAGGTTATGAGGCAAAGTTCCACGGTGCCGGTCGTGAAGACATTGACGTGCTGATGCTGGGTTCCGGAAGACCATTTGTCCTAGAAATAAAGGAACCTAGAATAAGAAAAATTGATTTGGAAAAATTGGAAAAGGAAATCAATGAAATTAATGAGGGAAAAACTCAGTATCATGGTTTGAAGTTTTGCGAAAGAAAGAGAAAGGCGGAGATTAAAGTATCTTCACCGGATGCATATAAGGTTTACAGGGCTCTTGTGAAATGCGAAGAGGCCTATGACAAGGATAAATTAGTGGCTTTGAAGGATTTGGGCGAAATCCACCAGCAGACTCCTATAAGGGTTTCACACAGGCGTGCCGACAAGGTTAGAATCAAGCATGTCCTGGATTTATCCTATGAAATAATCGACGATACCTCCTTTGAAATGACAATCAAAACCGAAGGGGGATTATACATCAAGGAACTGATTTCCGGAGATGAAGGAAGGTCAAATCCCAACGTCGCTGAAAAACTGGGCGTTAAGGCGATTTGTGAAAAATTGGATGTAATTGAAGTAAGTGAAAAGTAG
- the moaC gene encoding cyclic pyranopterin monophosphate synthase MoaC, with protein MADEFTHLTDSGVHMVEVGAKPDQKRRAVASGQIFLDENTIKMIQEEEIKKGNVLTTAQIAGIQAVKNTSSIIPLCHPLNLTGIEIDFDVESDVITCTCGVNTLGKTGVEMEAITGVSVALLTIWDMVKAVEKDEDGQYPDTKISEIKVLKKEKI; from the coding sequence ATGGCAGATGAATTTACACATTTAACGGACAGTGGAGTACACATGGTTGAAGTCGGCGCAAAGCCTGATCAGAAGAGAAGAGCAGTAGCCTCAGGACAGATATTTCTGGACGAAAATACTATTAAAATGATTCAGGAAGAAGAAATCAAAAAGGGAAACGTATTGACTACGGCTCAAATAGCAGGAATTCAGGCCGTTAAGAACACTTCATCAATCATTCCATTATGTCATCCTTTGAATTTAACGGGCATTGAAATTGATTTTGACGTTGAATCTGATGTAATTACATGTACGTGCGGCGTTAACACTTTAGGAAAAACCGGAGTGGAAATGGAAGCCATAACAGGCGTAAGCGTTGCCCTTTTAACTATATGGGATATGGTTAAGGCCGTTGAAAAGGATGAAGACGGACAGTATCCTGATACAAAAATAAGCGAAATTAAAGTATTGAAAAAGGAAAAAATTTAA
- a CDS encoding bifunctional N(6)-L-threonylcarbamoyladenine synthase/serine/threonine protein kinase translates to MISVISLGIEGTAEKTGVGIVDSDGNILAMEGCQLFPEEGGIHPRIAAEHHGEWIPKLIPKAVENAGISYDDIDLISFSQGPGLGPALRIVATSARSLALSLKKPIIGVNHCIGHVEVGKLDTGAVNPVSLYVSGGNSQVIAYESGRYRIFGETLDIAIGNCLDQFGRETGLGHPGGPVIEKLAKKGNYVDLPYVVKGMDFSFSGLLSAALRKYQKGVSIEDVCFSLQETAFAMLVEVTERALSHTQKDEVMLCGGVSANSRLREMLKTMSEEHGAKFYMPEMKLCGDNGVMIAWLGLLMCNEFGPMDLSETGIIQRFRTDEVDIPWIDNTKSYLKLPDDLIAKGAESNIIKSSYMGKEAVLKARIPKSYRIPEIDSKIRKSRCKLEAKLLSDAKRAGVRTPILYDVDLAEKSILMEAINGVMLKDVIDENLAFGVGCEIAKLHCADIIHGDITSSNIMLLDDDLVFIDFGLGRYSDLSEDKAVDLLVLKKSLQSIDYEKAVSYFDEVLKGYDDSKIIEKIDEIEHRGRYTH, encoded by the coding sequence TTGATTAGCGTGATATCTCTAGGAATCGAAGGAACTGCAGAAAAGACCGGAGTAGGCATTGTAGACAGTGACGGCAACATATTGGCAATGGAAGGCTGCCAGCTATTTCCTGAAGAGGGTGGAATTCATCCAAGAATTGCCGCAGAACACCACGGCGAATGGATTCCCAAATTAATACCAAAAGCAGTTGAAAACGCAGGAATAAGTTACGATGACATTGATTTAATCTCATTTTCACAGGGTCCTGGACTGGGACCTGCATTAAGGATAGTTGCAACCTCGGCAAGGTCTTTAGCATTGTCTTTAAAAAAGCCGATTATTGGAGTTAATCACTGCATTGGACACGTTGAAGTCGGAAAGCTTGATACTGGCGCAGTTAATCCCGTTTCATTATATGTAAGTGGAGGGAACAGTCAGGTCATTGCATATGAAAGCGGACGCTACAGGATTTTCGGCGAAACCTTAGACATTGCCATAGGAAATTGCCTGGATCAGTTTGGCCGTGAAACCGGCTTGGGACATCCCGGAGGACCGGTAATTGAAAAACTGGCCAAAAAGGGTAATTATGTTGACCTGCCTTATGTAGTAAAGGGAATGGACTTTTCATTTTCAGGATTATTATCAGCCGCTTTGCGAAAATACCAGAAAGGAGTAAGCATTGAAGATGTATGCTTTTCACTTCAGGAAACCGCATTTGCAATGCTTGTTGAAGTAACCGAGCGTGCACTCTCACATACGCAAAAGGATGAAGTGATGTTGTGCGGAGGGGTTTCAGCAAACTCAAGGCTGCGTGAAATGCTTAAGACAATGTCTGAAGAGCACGGAGCCAAATTCTACATGCCCGAAATGAAGCTGTGCGGGGATAATGGAGTCATGATTGCATGGCTAGGCCTGTTAATGTGTAATGAGTTCGGTCCGATGGATTTAAGTGAGACTGGAATAATACAGCGCTTCAGAACGGATGAAGTTGACATTCCGTGGATTGACAATACAAAAAGCTATTTGAAACTTCCTGATGACTTGATTGCAAAGGGAGCAGAATCAAACATTATAAAAAGCTCATATATGGGTAAAGAAGCAGTTTTAAAAGCAAGAATACCTAAAAGCTACAGAATCCCTGAAATTGACTCAAAAATCAGAAAATCACGTTGCAAACTTGAAGCCAAATTATTGAGTGATGCCAAACGGGCAGGAGTAAGGACTCCAATCCTTTATGATGTTGATCTGGCTGAAAAATCAATCCTGATGGAAGCCATTAATGGAGTAATGCTTAAAGATGTCATTGATGAGAATCTGGCATTCGGGGTCGGTTGTGAAATTGCCAAACTGCACTGCGCAGACATTATTCACGGAGACATTACCTCTTCAAACATAATGCTTTTGGATGACGATTTGGTATTCATTGATTTCGGTTTGGGAAGATACTCAGACTTATCCGAAGATAAGGCAGTTGATTTGCTTGTTTTAAAGAAATCTCTGCAAAGTATTGACTATGAAAAAGCTGTCAGCTATTTTGATGAAGTTTTAAAGGGTTATGATGACTCTAAAATAATTGAAAAGATTGATGAGATAGAACATCGCGGCAGATATACTCATTAA
- a CDS encoding XTP/dITP diphosphatase, giving the protein MITFITGNKHKVIEAENIFKDYDIKLEHIDLGYMEPQGTLEEVAMFGAKYASHKLNRPVIVEDAGLFIKALNGFPGTYSHYVQDTLGNQGVLKLLNNVSDRYAEFRSVIGYCTPNSEPKTFLGKVEGEISVEEKGDLGFAFDPIFYVPSECKTFGELTTDEKNQFSHRKNSLKKFIEWYTTQD; this is encoded by the coding sequence ATGATAACATTTATAACTGGGAACAAACATAAAGTTATAGAAGCAGAGAATATTTTCAAAGATTATGACATAAAACTTGAGCATATTGACTTAGGCTACATGGAACCTCAGGGAACTCTTGAGGAAGTGGCTATGTTTGGTGCAAAATATGCCAGTCATAAGCTTAATAGACCTGTGATAGTTGAAGATGCTGGTTTATTCATTAAGGCTTTAAACGGATTTCCGGGAACCTATTCTCATTACGTTCAGGATACCTTGGGAAATCAGGGAGTTTTAAAGTTGTTAAATAATGTTTCTGACCGTTATGCCGAATTCAGGTCAGTTATTGGGTACTGCACCCCCAATTCTGAGCCCAAGACTTTTTTAGGCAAGGTCGAAGGAGAAATATCAGTCGAAGAAAAAGGAGATTTAGGGTTTGCTTTTGATCCTATATTTTATGTGCCTAGTGAGTGTAAGACTTTTGGCGAACTGACGACTGATGAGAAAAACCAATTTTCACATAGAAAAAATTCATTAAAGAAATTTATAGAGTGGTATACTACTCAAGATTAA
- a CDS encoding 30S ribosomal protein S15, protein MARPEWVTYSNEEIEEMILKFNREGKSTSEIGIILRDQYGIPKVKDVTGERITEILKRNDQAGEYPEDLMNLIRRAVNIRDHLEENPKDLHSKRGLTIIESRIRKLGSYYVSEGELPEGWRYNPKQAALLVK, encoded by the coding sequence ATGGCAAGACCGGAATGGGTAACTTATAGTAACGAAGAAATTGAAGAAATGATTTTAAAATTTAACAGAGAAGGTAAAAGTACTTCCGAAATCGGTATTATCTTAAGGGACCAATACGGAATCCCTAAAGTAAAAGACGTAACCGGTGAAAGAATCACTGAAATCTTAAAAAGAAACGATCAAGCTGGTGAATACCCAGAAGATTTAATGAACTTAATTAGAAGAGCAGTTAACATCAGAGACCACTTGGAAGAAAATCCTAAAGATTTACACTCAAAAAGAGGTTTAACTATTATTGAATCAAGAATCAGAAAATTAGGTTCTTACTACGTAAGCGAAGGCGAATTACCAGAAGGTTGGAGATATAATCCAAAACAAGCAGCACTCCTTGTTAAATAG
- a CDS encoding single-stranded-DNA-specific exonuclease RecJ encodes MLNRGGEASNMLKEHIENDEIIRIISHNDADGISAAAVIANALKEENVQFHTTIVPRLKEDVINQLRHEQHDLFIFSDMGSAFVSELNTFKSDVIIADHHQVDGTEADSNLVHVNPHLFEIDGSKDLSGAGSAYLCVRNLDKKHLAYFALIGAFGDMQCQDGFNGVNKLILDDAKETNLEVNEDLKIVSKASEPLFKSLAYTFTPPLPGISGDLEGSTAFLEKIGLSYGIKFTDLADEEKDVLTSELIKINPDIYGDCYLIPKEIPMLRDLEEYAYILDACGKNKKYGLGLSIALGEREKALSTATELQRKYRDQIVKGLEWIKREGAVQLNSSQYLYSEDKLLKSVMGTIASIGLSVELLDSSKPVLGLSRLHKDIKISGRTTRDMVANGVDLGKALRDSSNNFGGTGGGHDIAAGAMIPYESKDNFLHLFDEMIEYQLSND; translated from the coding sequence TTGTTAAATAGAGGTGGCGAAGCCAGTAATATGCTCAAAGAGCATATTGAAAATGATGAAATTATTCGTATAATTTCACATAACGACGCTGATGGAATATCAGCAGCAGCTGTAATAGCGAATGCTTTAAAGGAAGAAAATGTTCAATTTCACACAACTATAGTGCCACGCCTTAAAGAGGATGTTATAAATCAGCTCAGACATGAGCAACATGATTTATTCATCTTTTCTGATATGGGCAGTGCATTTGTAAGTGAATTAAACACATTCAAAAGTGATGTTATTATTGCTGATCACCATCAGGTTGACGGAACTGAAGCAGATAGTAATTTGGTTCATGTCAATCCACACCTATTTGAAATTGATGGCAGTAAAGATTTGTCCGGAGCGGGTTCTGCTTACCTGTGTGTCCGCAATCTGGATAAAAAACATTTGGCTTATTTTGCACTTATCGGTGCTTTTGGAGATATGCAATGCCAGGACGGATTCAATGGCGTTAATAAACTTATTTTGGATGATGCTAAAGAGACTAATCTGGAAGTCAACGAAGACTTGAAAATCGTCTCCAAGGCATCAGAACCGCTCTTTAAGTCACTTGCATATACTTTTACGCCGCCTTTGCCGGGAATAAGCGGAGACCTTGAAGGATCAACTGCATTTTTGGAAAAGATAGGTTTGTCCTATGGAATCAAGTTCACAGATTTGGCTGATGAGGAAAAGGACGTTCTGACTTCTGAATTAATAAAGATAAACCCTGACATTTACGGTGACTGCTATCTGATTCCAAAAGAGATTCCTATGCTTAGGGACCTTGAGGAATATGCTTATATTTTGGATGCCTGCGGTAAAAACAAGAAATATGGCTTAGGTTTAAGCATTGCTTTAGGTGAACGTGAAAAGGCATTGTCAACTGCAACAGAACTGCAGCGCAAATACCGTGACCAAATCGTCAAGGGTCTTGAATGGATTAAAAGGGAAGGTGCGGTTCAATTGAATTCTTCCCAATATCTGTATAGTGAAGACAAGCTTTTAAAATCCGTAATGGGTACCATTGCAAGTATAGGATTGTCAGTTGAACTTTTGGATTCATCAAAACCTGTGCTTGGCCTTTCAAGACTTCACAAGGACATCAAGATTTCCGGAAGGACAACAAGGGATATGGTAGCCAATGGAGTGGATTTGGGAAAGGCACTTCGTGACAGCTCAAACAACTTCGGAGGAACTGGAGGAGGCCACGATATTGCGGCCGGAGCCATGATTCCATATGAAAGCAAGGATAATTTCCTTCATTTGTTTGATGAGATGATTGAATATCAATTAAGTAATGATTAA
- a CDS encoding aconitase X catalytic domain-containing protein: MFLTKKEEKMCDGEFGETIRKSMDILVALGDIYGASKLVDITSAQVSGVSYKTIGQAGLEYLEDLASEEFEYSGINASLNPPGTDLDNWKALGFPEDFSIKQNQIVDAYGNLGISKTCTCTPYLVGNVPRFRDHVSWSESSAVAYVNSVIGARSNREGGPAALAAAIVGKTPLYGFHLEQNRKANLIVNVNGELSGADWGALGYIVGKVVGGGVPYFKVKNTPSNNDLKTLGAALASSGSVALYHMENVTPEWNINDIEEIEDYVFVSDNDILETRAKLTTTDKEPDLICLGCPHASLEEIKKVAQIVKGKTIKNKLWICTSVSVKATADRMGYTEMIESAGGNVVCDTCMVVAPIEDMGFEVIGVNSAKAANYVPSMCGLDVVYDDVENLIRFE; the protein is encoded by the coding sequence ATGTTTTTAACTAAAAAAGAAGAAAAGATGTGTGACGGTGAGTTTGGAGAAACCATCCGTAAAAGCATGGATATTCTGGTGGCTTTGGGAGACATTTATGGAGCTTCCAAACTGGTTGACATTACCTCAGCCCAGGTATCCGGAGTTTCATACAAGACCATAGGCCAGGCAGGCCTTGAATACCTTGAGGATTTGGCTTCTGAGGAATTTGAATACTCAGGAATTAACGCTTCACTCAATCCGCCGGGAACCGATTTGGACAACTGGAAAGCCCTTGGATTTCCCGAAGACTTTTCAATCAAGCAAAACCAGATTGTAGATGCCTATGGAAATCTTGGAATCTCTAAAACCTGTACATGCACTCCTTATCTTGTGGGCAATGTTCCAAGATTTAGGGACCACGTCTCATGGTCAGAATCATCTGCTGTGGCTTACGTCAATTCAGTCATTGGCGCTCGAAGCAATCGTGAAGGCGGTCCTGCTGCTCTTGCGGCAGCTATTGTTGGAAAAACTCCTCTTTACGGATTCCATTTGGAACAAAACCGTAAGGCAAATTTAATCGTTAATGTTAACGGCGAACTTTCCGGTGCTGACTGGGGCGCATTGGGATATATTGTCGGAAAAGTAGTCGGCGGAGGAGTTCCTTACTTTAAAGTTAAAAATACTCCTTCAAACAATGATTTAAAGACCTTGGGTGCGGCTCTGGCTTCATCAGGTTCCGTTGCATTGTATCATATGGAAAACGTAACTCCAGAATGGAATATCAATGACATTGAGGAAATCGAGGATTACGTATTTGTTTCTGATAATGACATTTTAGAGACTCGAGCCAAATTGACCACAACCGATAAAGAGCCTGATCTGATCTGTCTTGGATGTCCTCACGCTTCACTTGAAGAGATTAAAAAGGTTGCCCAAATCGTAAAAGGCAAGACTATTAAGAATAAGTTGTGGATTTGCACTTCAGTATCCGTTAAGGCAACTGCCGACAGGATGGGCTATACAGAAATGATTGAATCCGCGGGCGGAAACGTTGTATGCGACACCTGTATGGTTGTAGCTCCAATCGAAGACATGGGCTTTGAAGTCATTGGCGTCAACTCAGCAAAGGCAGCGAATTACGTTCCTTCAATGTGCGGACTTGACGTTGTTTATGATGATGTGGAAAATCTCATTCGATTTGAATGA